In Ferroacidibacillus organovorans, one DNA window encodes the following:
- the rplL gene encoding 50S ribosomal protein L7/L12 gives MSSEQILEAIKSMTVLELNELVKAIETEFGVTAAAPVAMGGGGGAAVEAEAEQTEFDVVLTGAGASKINVIKAVREVTGLGLKEAKDLVDNLPKPLKEKVSKEDAEGIKAKIDEAGGTVEIK, from the coding sequence ATGTCGAGTGAGCAAATTCTCGAAGCGATCAAGTCGATGACTGTACTTGAGTTGAATGAATTGGTGAAAGCGATTGAAACAGAGTTTGGCGTGACGGCTGCAGCGCCTGTCGCGATGGGTGGCGGCGGTGGCGCCGCGGTTGAGGCGGAAGCGGAACAAACAGAATTTGACGTTGTTTTGACGGGCGCTGGCGCCTCCAAAATCAATGTCATCAAAGCGGTCCGCGAAGTCACGGGTCTTGGTTTGAAAGAAGCGAAGGATCTCGTAGACAACCTGCCAAAACCGCTCAAGGAGAAAGTGAGCAAGGAAGATGCAGAGGGTATCAAAGCGAAGATCGACGAAGCTGGCGGCACGGTCGAGATCAAGTAA
- the rplJ gene encoding 50S ribosomal protein L10 — MSVHEEKAQVVAEVVEKFQAAKSVIVTDYRGLTVAEVTELRKNLREAGIDFRVLKNTLTRRATEIAQVQGLDPFLKGPTAVAFGEDVVSPAKILNDFAGKHKALEIKGGLVEGRVIDVDGVKELATLPSREGLLSMLLSVLQAPMRNFAYATKQVADQKEAAGV, encoded by the coding sequence ATGAGCGTGCATGAAGAGAAGGCGCAGGTCGTCGCTGAGGTTGTCGAGAAGTTTCAAGCAGCCAAGAGTGTGATCGTTACAGACTATCGCGGTCTCACGGTTGCTGAAGTGACGGAACTTCGCAAGAATCTTCGCGAAGCTGGGATCGACTTTCGCGTACTTAAAAACACGTTGACGCGACGCGCGACGGAGATTGCACAAGTGCAGGGATTGGATCCTTTTTTGAAAGGGCCAACGGCGGTTGCGTTTGGTGAGGACGTTGTCAGTCCTGCCAAGATCCTCAATGATTTTGCTGGGAAGCACAAAGCGCTTGAGATCAAAGGCGGGCTGGTGGAAGGGCGCGTCATTGATGTTGACGGCGTCAAAGAGTTGGCGACATTGCCATCGCGCGAAGGTTTGCTGTCGATGTTGCTCAGTGTGCTTCAGGCGCCGATGCGGAACTTCGCTTATGCGACAAAGCAAGTCGCCGATCAAAAAGAGGCGGCTGGCGTTTAA
- the rplA gene encoding 50S ribosomal protein L1, which translates to MAGKKYQDVVKLIDPEKAYDPLEAMELVKKTSVVKFDATVEVAFRMGLDQRKNDQQIRGAVVLPHGTGRSVRLVVFAKGDKAREAEAAGADVVGDDDLIARIAGGWLEFDAAIATPDMMASVGRLGRVLGPRGLMPNPKTGTVTFDVKRAVEEVKAGKVEYRLDKGGNVHAVLGKVSFSTEQLLGNFRAIVDALQKAKPAAAKGQYFRNVSVSSTMAPGVQVNLQRLSASSAAE; encoded by the coding sequence ATGGCGGGGAAAAAGTATCAGGATGTCGTGAAGTTGATCGACCCGGAAAAGGCGTACGATCCGCTAGAAGCGATGGAGCTTGTGAAAAAGACGTCTGTCGTAAAGTTTGATGCAACGGTCGAAGTTGCATTCCGGATGGGTCTTGACCAGCGGAAGAATGATCAACAAATTCGCGGTGCAGTCGTTCTGCCGCACGGCACGGGGCGTTCGGTTCGCCTGGTCGTGTTTGCAAAAGGCGACAAGGCGCGCGAGGCGGAGGCGGCAGGGGCTGACGTTGTTGGCGATGACGATCTCATCGCACGCATCGCGGGTGGCTGGCTGGAGTTTGACGCGGCAATTGCGACGCCTGACATGATGGCCTCTGTTGGTCGTTTGGGTCGCGTCCTCGGTCCGCGCGGTTTGATGCCAAACCCGAAAACGGGCACGGTAACATTTGATGTAAAACGTGCAGTTGAAGAAGTCAAAGCCGGTAAAGTGGAATATCGCCTTGATAAAGGCGGCAATGTCCACGCGGTTCTCGGCAAAGTCAGCTTTTCGACAGAGCAATTGCTCGGGAATTTCCGCGCGATTGTCGACGCGCTTCAAAAGGCGAAGCCAGCGGCGGCGAAAGGTCAGTATTTCCGCAACGTCAGCGTGAGCAGCACGATGGCGCCAGGCGTTCAAGTGAACCTTCAGCGCCTGTCGGCGTCGTCTGCGGCTGAGTGA
- the rplK gene encoding 50S ribosomal protein L11, which translates to MAKRVMKIVKLQVIGGKATPAPPIGPALGQAGVNIMMFCKEFNARTADQAGTVIPVVITVYEDRSFTFELKTPPAAILIKKAIGIESGSGEPNKKKVGTISRAKVREIAELKMVDLNAASVEAAMRMVEGTARSMGVTVGE; encoded by the coding sequence GTGGCAAAACGCGTTATGAAGATCGTGAAGCTCCAGGTTATTGGGGGCAAGGCCACGCCAGCGCCACCGATTGGTCCAGCTCTTGGCCAAGCCGGTGTCAACATTATGATGTTTTGCAAAGAGTTTAATGCACGCACGGCAGATCAGGCGGGAACCGTGATTCCAGTTGTTATCACGGTGTACGAAGATCGCTCGTTTACGTTTGAGCTAAAGACGCCGCCAGCGGCGATTTTGATCAAAAAGGCGATTGGCATTGAGTCTGGTTCTGGCGAGCCGAACAAGAAAAAGGTTGGCACGATCAGCCGTGCGAAAGTTCGCGAGATTGCGGAGTTGAAGATGGTTGATCTAAATGCGGCTTCAGTCGAAGCTGCGATGCGGATGGTCGAAGGCACGGCGCGTTCGATGGGCGTGACAGTCGGGGAGTAA
- the nusG gene encoding transcription termination/antitermination protein NusG has translation MDNQTEVNWYVVHTYSGYENKVKANLERRVESMDMSDKIFRVLVPVNEEIEVKNGKRKTVQHKVYPGYVLVEMIMTDDSWYVVRNTPGVTGFVGANTSGAKPIPLLSNEVRSIMRQMGVDDVKTRFDFEQKEAVRIVAGPFANFVGTIDQIDMTLEKVQVVVTMFGRDTPVELDFDQIEKL, from the coding sequence ATGGACAATCAGACAGAAGTCAATTGGTACGTGGTGCACACGTACTCCGGTTATGAAAACAAAGTGAAAGCAAACCTTGAGCGCCGCGTTGAGTCGATGGACATGTCGGACAAGATTTTTCGCGTTCTCGTCCCAGTGAACGAGGAGATCGAGGTCAAAAACGGCAAGCGAAAAACGGTTCAACACAAGGTTTATCCCGGTTATGTTCTCGTCGAGATGATCATGACGGATGACTCCTGGTATGTGGTGCGCAATACGCCGGGGGTGACGGGGTTTGTTGGCGCCAATACGTCGGGGGCCAAACCGATTCCTCTATTGTCCAACGAGGTGCGCTCGATCATGCGCCAAATGGGCGTGGATGATGTGAAGACGCGTTTTGATTTCGAACAAAAAGAGGCTGTGCGAATTGTCGCGGGACCGTTTGCAAACTTCGTCGGAACGATCGATCAGATCGACATGACGCTTGAAAAAGTACAGGTGGTCGTCACGATGTTCGGTCGTGATACACCAGTAGAACTTGATTTTGATCAGATCGAAAAACTATAA
- the secE gene encoding preprotein translocase subunit SecE yields the protein MSSTPSEEARSLPRPFSYFQGVYAELKKVRWPNRKEMVRYTTTVVVVCVILFVLTYAFDLLVTKLFQLIGIGS from the coding sequence GTGAGTTCAACGCCGTCTGAAGAAGCTCGCTCCTTGCCGCGGCCCTTCTCTTATTTTCAGGGAGTCTACGCGGAACTAAAAAAGGTGCGCTGGCCCAATCGCAAGGAAATGGTGCGATATACGACGACCGTTGTTGTCGTTTGCGTCATTCTTTTTGTTTTAACGTATGCTTTCGATCTTCTGGTTACGAAACTCTTTCAGTTGATCGGGATCGGTTCTTAG